The sequence AAGAAGGCTGACCATAAAGATATTTTAAAATACTTTCAAGTAAAAGAGAAAGAAAAGGAATATTATAAAAGATTTGTTAATTTTATTTTTGAAAAAGGAATTATTAATCTCACTCCCCTTGCTGTTCATTATTCTTTTGATGAAAAAAGATTAATTTGTTATGCTATTAGTAATAAAAAGATGGACCTTACCAGTTTTCAGAAAGAGTTTGGGAAAATAATTGGTAAAAAAACTTTTTTTATTTTGCTTCCACCGCGGGAAGCAATGGCGAAAATAGGTGGTTACGGTCCCTGCGGCCGGAAATTATGTTGTGCTACCTTTTTAAAAGAACCGTTACATGTGGAGTTAAGAACTGTAAGAATTCAAGGTTTGGAAGAAAAGAGAGAAAAGATTACAGGTTTTTGTGGCCGACTTTTATGTTGTTTAGAATATGAAAGGGAAAGATACGAAAAACAATAATTTAAAAATAATTGCCCAACGAGAAGGAGTAAGTTTTAAAAAATTAATAGAAAAGATAAAAAAGGGCGAAGTAGTAATCTTAAAAAACAAGAAACACGAAATTATTGGCTGTGCAGTGGGAAAAGGATTAACGACAAAAGTTAATGCTAATATTGGTACTTCTCCAGAAATTTGTGATATTCAAATGGAATTAAAAAAATTAAAGGTTGCTGAAGAAGCCGGAGCGGATACTATTATGGATCTTTCTACCGGAGGTGATTTAGATGAAATTAGGAAAACGCTTATTGCTAATACCCGAATCCCAATAGGTAGTGTGCCTATTTATCAACTGCCTTACGAAGCCAAAAAAATGAATAAATCTTTTGTTGAACTAAAAGAAAAGGATTTTTTAAAGGTTATTGAAAAACATTTTGTTGACGGTATTGATTTTGCTACTATCCATTGTGGAATAAACAAAAAAATCTTAAAGGTTTTACATAAAAAAAAGAGAATTTGTGGCGTTGTTTCGCGAGGTGGTTCATTAGTAATTGAATGGATGAAATATAATAATAAAGAGAATCCTTTATATGAATATTTTGATGAGATTTTGGCGATGGCAAAGGAGTACGATGTATGTTTATCTTTGGGTGATGGTTTAAGACCGGGTTCAATTTTGGATGCTACCGATGAACCACAGATCTTTGAGTTGTTAGTTTTGGGCGAATTACAGGAACGGGCGAGAGAAAAGGGGGTAAAGGTAATGATTGAAGGTCCTGGTCATATCCCCCTCAACCATATTTACCTAAATATCCTTTTAGAAAAAATTATTTGTAACAATGCTCCTTTTTATGTTCTCGGTCCTTTGGTGAGCGATATTGGACTTCCTTACGACCATTTTGTTGCTGGTATTGGCGGTGCCTTAGCTGCCTATTATGGTGCCGATTTTCTTTGTTATGTAACTCCTTCGGAACATTTAGGTTTGCCCACGATCGAAGATGTGAGAGAAGGAGTTATTGTTACGAAATTGGCTGCCCATATTGCTGATGTTGCCAAAGGAATAAAAAAGGCAATAGAATGGGATAAAGAACTTTCACTTGCTCGAGCAAGATTAGATTTTGAAAAGATGGTTAATTTAGCCATCAATCCTGAAAAAGCAAAAGAGATTTATGAACGTTATGGTGTAAAAAAAGATTTTTGTACCATGTGTGGAGAATTTTGTGCTTTAAAGAAATCAAGAGAAATATTTAAAAAGGAGTGAAAATGAAGAAATATCTCCTTTTAACGGTTGGTCCTGTTTATGTTCCTCAGAATTTATTAAAAAAAGCAAGCGAAGATTTAATTTATCACCGAGAAGAGAAATTTCATAATTTACTTTCTTCAATAATTTCCCAATTACAAAAAATATTATTCACCAAAGAAAAGATATTCATTTTTACTGCTTCCGGAACAGGAGCAATGGAGGCTGCCGTTAGTAATCTCACACCAAAAATGGGGAAAGCCTTGGTGGTTTCTTGTGGTCGGTTTGGTGAGAGGTGGCGTGAGATTCTTCGTTCCTTTGGTTATTATGTTGAAATGTTACGAAGCGAACCGGGAAAACCGGTGCCCCCTGAAGAGGTCGAAAGAAAAGTAAAATTGGATGATACGATAAAATATATCTTCACTACTTTAACGGATACCTCTACCGGTGTAAAGCAAGATATAAAAAATTTTGGTCGTATTGCTCGGGAGAATAATCGGATTTTGATTGTGGATGGGATTTGTGGTATTGGTGCCGATGAGTTTTATTTTGATGAATTTTATTGCGATATTCTTTGTGGTGCCAGTCAAAAGGCTTTAGGCGGAATTCCAGGAATTTCTTTTCTTTCTGTTAACGAAAGAGCCTGGGAGATTATTAAAAAGTCAAATACCTCCCGTTATTACTTTGATTTGATAAGTTATGAAAAATTTTTAAATAAAAAAGAAACCCCTTTCACACCTGCTATTAATACCCTTTATGTTTTTGATAGTTGTTTAAGGAAGATAAATAAATTGGGAATAAAAAAATATTGGCAAAGGCACGAGTTTAATGCTAATCTCGTGAGGAAGATTTTATTAAAAAATAATTTGGAACTTTTCTCTCAATCACCCAGCAATGCTTTAACTATCATCAAAATGAAAGAAGGTATAGATAGTACCCAAATAATTAGAGAAATCAAAGAGAAAAAAGGGATTCTTTTTTCTAATGGTCAAGGAGAATGGAAAGGTAAAATTATCCGTTTTTCCCATATGGGATTTATTGATAGCAAAATTTTGAGAAAAGCCGCCCAAGTGCTTATTAGAGAAATAAAGAAATATGAAAAGAAAATTTTCAAGGTTGAAGGCACTATTAAAAAGTTATAGAAAAGCAATTGTTGCTTTTTCTGGAGGTGTAGATTCTTCGCTTTTATTATTTTTAGCAATAAAGATATTAAAAAAAAATAATGTTTTTCCGGTAATTTTTGTTTCGCCGACATATCCTTTAATCCATCTAAAAAGAGCAATCATTTTTTTAAATAATTTAGGTGTTGAGGGAATTTTTGTTTTTACTGAAGAGTTAGAAGAAAAAAGATTTGTCCAAAATTCACCCGAAAGATGCTATTATTGTAAAAAGGAGGCTTATAAAAAACTTCTCTTATTAAAAAAATTTTTTGAAGTTAGTAAAATCATTGAGGGGACTAACTATTCCGATTTAAAAGATTTTCGTCCTGGTCTTAAAGCCTTAAAGGAGTTAAATATTGAAAGTCCCTTTTGGAAATTAAAGATAAAAAAAGAGGAGATAAGAAAAATGGCAAAGAGGTTAAAGATTCCTAATTATGATACTCCCAGTTCGCCTTGTCTTGCATCACGCATTACCTATTATCAAATAATTAATGAAGAGAAACTATCACAAATAGAGAGGGGAGAGGATGTTTTAAGGAAGATAGGATTAAAAGATTTTCGTTTAAGAATGATTGATGATAAGGCAAAGATTGAATTAAAAGATGAAAAAGATTATTTTAAAATAATCAGAAATCGTAAAAAGATTGTTGATGATTTAAAAAGAATCGGTTTCAGAGAAATTTTTTTAGATTTGAGCGGTTATCGACCAATGGGACTCCAATGGATTATGAGAAACTTTTAAAAGAAGTTAGGGATAAAAAAATTTCGGTTAAAAAAGCCCTTGAAATATTAAAAAATTTGCCTTTTATTGATAGAAAAACTTTTAAGATTGACACCCATCGGAATTTAAGAAAGGGTGTTGGTGAAATAGTTTTTGGCGAGAATAAACCAATAGAAGAATTGAAAAAGATTATTCAAGAATATCAAAGAATTAAAGAAGATTGCATAATTACCCGTTTAGAAAA comes from candidate division WOR-3 bacterium and encodes:
- the ricT gene encoding regulatory iron-sulfur-containing complex subunit RicT, producing MSKILVEVHRFYDVLCNPVSEMEIKEGDFVLIKLKFGEELGKVKNFSEDEEEVKGVILKKADHKDILKYFQVKEKEKEYYKRFVNFIFEKGIINLTPLAVHYSFDEKRLICYAISNKKMDLTSFQKEFGKIIGKKTFFILLPPREAMAKIGGYGPCGRKLCCATFLKEPLHVELRTVRIQGLEEKREKITGFCGRLLCCLEYERERYEKQ
- the thiC gene encoding phosphomethylpyrimidine synthase ThiC — protein: MKGKDTKNNNLKIIAQREGVSFKKLIEKIKKGEVVILKNKKHEIIGCAVGKGLTTKVNANIGTSPEICDIQMELKKLKVAEEAGADTIMDLSTGGDLDEIRKTLIANTRIPIGSVPIYQLPYEAKKMNKSFVELKEKDFLKVIEKHFVDGIDFATIHCGINKKILKVLHKKKRICGVVSRGGSLVIEWMKYNNKENPLYEYFDEILAMAKEYDVCLSLGDGLRPGSILDATDEPQIFELLVLGELQERAREKGVKVMIEGPGHIPLNHIYLNILLEKIICNNAPFYVLGPLVSDIGLPYDHFVAGIGGALAAYYGADFLCYVTPSEHLGLPTIEDVREGVIVTKLAAHIADVAKGIKKAIEWDKELSLARARLDFEKMVNLAINPEKAKEIYERYGVKKDFCTMCGEFCALKKSREIFKKE
- a CDS encoding alanine--glyoxylate aminotransferase family protein — protein: MKKYLLLTVGPVYVPQNLLKKASEDLIYHREEKFHNLLSSIISQLQKILFTKEKIFIFTASGTGAMEAAVSNLTPKMGKALVVSCGRFGERWREILRSFGYYVEMLRSEPGKPVPPEEVERKVKLDDTIKYIFTTLTDTSTGVKQDIKNFGRIARENNRILIVDGICGIGADEFYFDEFYCDILCGASQKALGGIPGISFLSVNERAWEIIKKSNTSRYYFDLISYEKFLNKKETPFTPAINTLYVFDSCLRKINKLGIKKYWQRHEFNANLVRKILLKNNLELFSQSPSNALTIIKMKEGIDSTQIIREIKEKKGILFSNGQGEWKGKIIRFSHMGFIDSKILRKAAQVLIREIKKYEKKIFKVEGTIKKL
- the larE gene encoding ATP-dependent sacrificial sulfur transferase LarE, with product MKRKFSRLKALLKSYRKAIVAFSGGVDSSLLLFLAIKILKKNNVFPVIFVSPTYPLIHLKRAIIFLNNLGVEGIFVFTEELEEKRFVQNSPERCYYCKKEAYKKLLLLKKFFEVSKIIEGTNYSDLKDFRPGLKALKELNIESPFWKLKIKKEEIRKMAKRLKIPNYDTPSSPCLASRITYYQIINEEKLSQIERGEDVLRKIGLKDFRLRMIDDKAKIELKDEKDYFKIIRNRKKIVDDLKRIGFREIFLDLSGYRPMGLQWIMRNF